A segment of the Echinicola strongylocentroti genome:
CGGTTGATGCTAGTTTTGGAGGTGCTATATCCACGGAAGCAGGTGGATTATTAATAACAAGAGGCGATGATAAAGGTTGGCACATACTTAGAGATAAAGGGGCAGGAATGATATCCGATATTCAGGTGTCCGGAGGAATCGAAGTCTCTAAATTTTATTTTACTGGATCGGTAAATGATTTAAATCTTTATACTTTTGGAGGTCTACGAGGTGAAGCTAATTTAAATTTAACCCTTTTACCATTTGTATCTGCAGGTGTTACAGGATCATATGCCAATGTAAAAGGAGGAAAGTTGTTTAGTTTGGGGAATACCATTTCTATAGGAGCGTCGGCTTTAGAATTTCTTTTTGCAAATGTTGGGTTAAACTATGGACAATCAACTGTTCAATATGGAAATAAATGAAAAATTTAATATGAAACTATTTGTTATCGTTATAATTGCTTTCTTTTTTATTATTAGCTGTGAGGAGCCAAAAGAACTGTGGGTAGATTGTCAAACAAATTTAGATACTACTTGGATTTTAAATGAACAAGAGAGAGGTGGTTGGTTTGTTAATGACAGCCTAATCCTTTCGGCTGGTATTCAGCCGTATGATAAAAGCCTCTGCGATAGTATTGGGATTAGGTCATTGACACTTTGGACTCCTTCAGGTAAATCGAGGCCATGCAGTTTAGGTGATTTATTTCCTCCATTTCAAATATATAAAAAAGCTTGGAATGACTCTTTATTTGTTCTCCAAGATAATATGGTAATTCTATTTCAAATCCCAAAACACTTGTGCAATTGATTAAAACTGGCATTTGGTAGTTACCAATTCTGGTGGGGAAGCTTCATCTGGTCCAAGTCTTCAGCGCAGCGGTGACTTGGACAAGATACTTACCAAATCTTCCGACTGGAAGAATAAGGAATTTATTTCTTTAAAACGGCCTCCTTTAACTCCCTGTTATCTTCCTTTAGTTCCTGAATGTCAGCTTTCATTTCGATCATGTGGAGGGTCATTTCTTCCATTTTTTGAGCAGGAGTAAATTCATTTCCTTAAGGTTGATGCCTTCTTTCTCCATTTTGGTAGCCGAAGGGATTTCGGGAAGGTGCTTGTATGCCTTGATGTAGGCCGCTGTTTCTTCCAGGGAGGGGAGAGGATAACCGGATGGGGAGCTAGCTTGGTTTGTGATTCCTGCAATAGTTGGGTTTTTTTTGTTACAGAATGCCTTGCAACTTAGCTTGCTTGATAAAAGCATCGAGCAGGGCAAATACATGGTTCTTATTTTCAGGGGGCATTTTTTGAATCCCTAGGAATCCTATTCATTTAATTTTATCGGTTTCGCCACATTTGTCGGTAAGCGGTTTGGTCAAGGAGTTGAAGGGTAAGAGTAGCTGGAAGGTGTTGAGTGAGTTCAAGAGCTTGTCAAGACAGTACTGGGTTCGTTATTTCTGGGTTCGAGGCTATTTTGTGGAGAGTTCGGGAAA
Coding sequences within it:
- the tnpA gene encoding IS200/IS605 family transposase, whose protein sequence is MLSVSPHLSVSGLVKELKGKSSWKVLSEFKSLSRQYWVRYFWVRGYFVESSGNVTDEVIMEYIKNQDVEKESDDDFKISDS